The following coding sequences lie in one Maribacter forsetii DSM 18668 genomic window:
- a CDS encoding DUF4907 domain-containing protein codes for MSSTIKYSIIIVLLLALGLGYSIYNQITTDNNQQFHGQVVNLNDGFGYQIMSGEKIVILQEYIPGFSGKQKFVSEEDAQKTVNLVLSKLEDGKSPVLLPSDLAELNISTAVVQ; via the coding sequence ATGAGTTCTACTATAAAATACTCGATAATTATTGTGCTACTTTTGGCACTTGGGCTTGGCTATTCTATTTATAATCAAATTACAACAGATAATAATCAACAATTTCATGGTCAGGTAGTGAATCTAAATGATGGCTTTGGCTATCAGATAATGAGCGGAGAAAAGATTGTGATTTTACAAGAATATATACCTGGTTTTTCGGGCAAGCAAAAATTTGTGTCTGAGGAAGATGCCCAAAAAACAGTAAATCTGGTATTGTCAAAATTAGAGGATGGTAAATCACCGGTTTTATTGCCATCAGATTTGGCGGAATTGAATATTTCTACTGCGGTAGTTCAGTAA
- a CDS encoding Kelch repeat-containing protein, giving the protein MNKRKSYVYKITGMALLAMVITSCSSDDDDDELGNFVDRSVFDGSARSSVSGFTIDNMGYMGVGYDGDDYLASFWAYDMEGDFWSQKADFPGAARNAAVGFQVDGTGYIGSGYDGVNELADFYSYNAASNTWTEIAPLPIVRRSAVGFGVNGAGYIGTGYDGENDRKDFWKYNPENDTWTELVGFGGDKRRSATTFTIDGLVYLGTGISNGVYLDDFWVFDPATESWTSKLDLDEEDDYAIQRSNAVGFTLDGYGYIATGELGGATNTVWEYDPVSDEWEQKTSFEGATRQDAIAFSNGTRAFIGMGRTGTLYLDDLDEFFPLDEFEEED; this is encoded by the coding sequence ATGAATAAAAGAAAATCGTATGTGTACAAAATTACTGGTATGGCGTTATTGGCCATGGTAATTACAAGTTGTTCAAGTGATGACGATGATGACGAGTTAGGAAACTTTGTAGATAGATCTGTTTTTGATGGCAGCGCAAGAAGTAGTGTGTCTGGTTTTACAATCGACAACATGGGTTATATGGGTGTTGGATACGATGGAGATGATTATTTGGCATCTTTTTGGGCGTATGACATGGAAGGAGATTTTTGGTCTCAAAAAGCTGATTTTCCGGGAGCAGCTAGAAATGCTGCTGTAGGTTTTCAAGTAGATGGAACCGGATATATAGGTTCAGGATATGATGGTGTCAATGAATTGGCCGATTTTTATAGTTATAATGCAGCTTCCAATACATGGACGGAGATTGCACCATTACCTATTGTAAGAAGAAGTGCGGTTGGTTTTGGCGTTAATGGAGCCGGATATATAGGTACGGGGTATGATGGTGAGAACGACAGAAAAGATTTTTGGAAGTATAATCCGGAAAATGATACTTGGACAGAGTTAGTTGGCTTTGGAGGAGACAAGAGAAGATCTGCTACAACATTTACAATAGACGGGTTGGTGTACTTAGGCACTGGAATTTCTAATGGAGTTTACTTAGATGATTTTTGGGTGTTTGATCCTGCTACTGAAAGTTGGACCTCAAAACTGGATCTTGATGAAGAAGATGATTACGCTATACAAAGAAGTAATGCCGTTGGGTTTACTTTAGATGGTTACGGCTATATAGCAACTGGTGAGTTAGGTGGAGCAACCAATACGGTTTGGGAGTATGATCCGGTATCGGATGAATGGGAACAAAAAACTTCTTTTGAGGGGGCAACGAGACAAGATGCGATAGCATTTTCTAATGGAACACGTGCCTTTATTGGTATGGGTAGAACGGGTACTTTATATTTAGACGATTTAGATGAGTTTTTTCCCCTTGATGAATTTGAAGAAGAAGATTAA
- a CDS encoding DUF4270 family protein, producing MKVLLNKVRALYIIIVGGFLTIAVHSCSDDIYNDSEFVAGETFTDSNIRLILIDTLTVSTSTMKFDSLVTSESTRILTGKYIDEVFGTVTASSYMQFLPETYTIDSEAVFDSLVMVLGYDNYYYNDTLQKNTLHIKKITENLNPESDDYFYNTSSISYDEADLGFYEYIPRPLAGDSITIKLVDDFGTDVFSQLQEKNIVNSDEYRDYFKGIGIIPDETDNGSIIGFSKSSENTYLRLYYTTDTEYEFEQDYLDVQINAATTPIPFFNRITAEDPITPLQTLTDSKVNLASSDSDNKSYIQSGVGIAMRVQFPSILSLYDIPGSGTILDGTLKIKPVAQSYNDNLKLRDTLAVYVVDQNNELTETLSSTSYAILNRDNQEFNDIYYEISLSYYLEELQLRDRDLDDALILLPVDYNSSVDRFIMSGNGNGVNETILELTYGIYDED from the coding sequence ATGAAGGTGTTATTAAACAAAGTACGTGCGCTCTACATCATTATAGTAGGCGGTTTCCTCACTATTGCTGTTCATTCTTGCAGCGATGATATTTATAATGATTCAGAGTTTGTTGCCGGTGAAACTTTCACTGACAGCAACATTCGCCTAATACTAATAGACACTTTAACGGTTAGTACGTCTACTATGAAGTTTGACAGCCTTGTTACATCAGAATCTACCAGAATACTAACAGGAAAATATATCGATGAAGTTTTTGGAACCGTAACCGCCTCTAGTTACATGCAATTTTTACCAGAAACCTATACCATAGATTCAGAAGCGGTATTTGACAGTTTAGTAATGGTCTTGGGCTATGACAATTATTATTACAATGACACACTACAGAAAAACACCTTACATATTAAAAAAATAACCGAAAACCTTAATCCAGAAAGTGATGATTACTTCTACAATACAAGTAGTATAAGCTATGACGAAGCTGACCTTGGGTTTTATGAATACATTCCTAGACCGTTGGCAGGTGATTCTATTACCATAAAGCTCGTAGATGATTTTGGAACAGATGTATTCTCTCAACTTCAAGAAAAGAACATTGTAAATTCTGACGAGTACCGAGATTACTTTAAAGGTATAGGCATTATACCTGACGAAACGGACAACGGTTCTATCATCGGTTTTTCAAAATCTTCGGAAAACACATACTTAAGACTGTATTACACTACAGATACCGAATATGAGTTCGAGCAAGATTATTTAGATGTGCAAATAAATGCTGCAACGACGCCTATCCCCTTCTTTAATAGAATTACAGCAGAAGACCCTATAACACCTTTACAAACGCTTACAGATAGTAAGGTAAATTTAGCCAGCTCGGATTCTGACAATAAAAGCTACATACAGTCTGGCGTAGGTATTGCCATGCGGGTACAATTTCCAAGTATATTAAGCCTGTATGATATACCTGGCAGCGGTACTATTTTGGATGGCACTCTAAAAATTAAACCTGTAGCACAGTCTTACAATGACAATCTAAAACTAAGGGATACCCTTGCCGTCTATGTGGTTGACCAAAACAATGAATTAACAGAAACCTTGTCTTCTACGTCTTACGCTATTCTTAACAGGGATAATCAAGAATTTAATGACATCTACTACGAAATATCATTAAGCTATTATTTAGAGGAGCTACAACTGAGAGATAGAGATTTAGACGATGCATTAATTCTACTTCCTGTAGATTATAATTCTTCTGTTGATCGATTTATTATGAGTGGGAACGGAAATGGAGTAAACGAAACAATTTTAGAATTAACATACGGTATATACGATGAAGATTAA
- a CDS encoding OmpP1/FadL family transporter: protein MKINQIIFFTIAALLAFYQSSAQSEALTSSPYSLYGLGVINQTSIGKFNSLGYSGIGIKSPYELNNLNPANYALIPQNSFLYDIGVTGEFNSYSNTSSAEEKSNVNFSNLAFGFRIMENLGAGITMVPYSDVGYSILGVSSNIEGSTDTFESNVTGLGGLNDIKLNVGYAIIPKLRLGLSASFLFGSIEETESFIYNSSTFESIEKTNYSGARLGFGLQYDVNDKITIGSTVQLPTSLNGNLKRSVDKSISGIDISVEDESSDNVSDFKLPLEMGFGLSIKPIEELTFSADYKKNFWTDTNQSENIGSYEDQDIYAFGLEFIQDPTSYKYGQRIAYRLGYNYDNGYLAIGDNKVEGYNFTAGIGIPTSRGTHSMINLSYSYGSKGLLQNVLVKEKFHLVTLNLSLEDIWFVKKKVY from the coding sequence ATGAAGATTAACCAAATAATATTTTTCACCATAGCAGCACTCTTAGCTTTTTACCAGTCTTCGGCACAATCTGAAGCTTTAACCAGCTCACCATATTCGCTTTACGGATTAGGAGTAATCAACCAAACCAGTATTGGTAAATTCAATAGTTTAGGTTACAGCGGTATTGGCATAAAATCTCCTTATGAACTAAACAATCTAAATCCGGCAAATTATGCCTTAATACCTCAAAACTCTTTCTTGTACGATATTGGAGTTACGGGCGAGTTTAATAGTTACAGTAATACTTCTTCAGCGGAAGAGAAATCAAATGTAAACTTTTCAAACCTAGCTTTCGGATTTAGAATAATGGAAAATTTAGGCGCTGGTATTACCATGGTCCCTTATAGCGATGTTGGTTATTCAATACTTGGCGTAAGTAGCAATATTGAGGGATCAACAGATACTTTTGAAAGTAACGTTACTGGATTGGGAGGCCTTAACGATATTAAACTTAATGTTGGTTATGCAATCATCCCAAAATTAAGATTAGGCTTAAGTGCTTCATTTCTATTTGGAAGTATAGAAGAGACCGAATCTTTCATCTACAACTCATCTACATTTGAATCTATTGAGAAAACAAATTACAGCGGAGCAAGACTAGGGTTTGGTCTTCAATATGATGTTAATGACAAGATAACCATTGGTAGCACCGTACAATTACCTACAAGCTTAAACGGTAATCTAAAAAGGTCTGTAGACAAATCTATATCTGGAATAGATATTTCTGTTGAAGATGAGAGTTCTGATAATGTTTCTGATTTTAAACTACCTCTTGAAATGGGCTTTGGTCTTAGCATAAAACCTATTGAAGAACTGACATTTAGTGCAGATTATAAGAAAAACTTTTGGACAGACACCAATCAATCTGAAAACATTGGCAGTTATGAAGACCAAGATATTTATGCCTTCGGACTGGAATTTATACAAGACCCTACCAGCTACAAATATGGTCAAAGAATTGCTTACAGATTAGGTTACAATTATGATAATGGTTACTTGGCTATAGGCGATAATAAAGTGGAAGGTTACAACTTTACCGCAGGTATAGGTATACCAACAAGTAGAGGTACACACTCCATGATCAATCTTTCGTATAGTTATGGATCTAAAGGACTTTTACAAAATGTATTGGTGAAAGAGAAATTTCATTTAGTAACCTTAAACTTGAGCTTAGAAGACATCTGGTTTGTAAAGAAAAAAGTGTATTAA
- the rpsA gene encoding 30S ribosomal protein S1: MAEEKTNAEVEATTEATQQAVETPQQDPKEFLENFNWEKYEQGIERVDDSKLKEFEELVAENFVDTADEEVVEGKVVYITDREAIIDINAKSEGVISLNEFRYNPGLKVGDKVEVLIDIREDKSGQLVLSHRKARTIMAWDRVNAAHDKEEIVSGFVKCRTKGGMIVDVFGIEAFLPGSQIDVKPIRDYDQYVNKTMEFKVVKINHEFKNVVVSHKALIEADIEEQKKEIISQLEKGQVLEGVVKNITSYGVFIDLGGVDGLVHITDLSWSRINHPNEVVELDQKLNVVILDFDENKSRIQLGLKQLEKHPWEALSDEIKIGDKVKGKVVVIADYGAFIEVVEGVEGLIHVSEMSWSTHLRSAQDFVKVGDEVEAVVLTLDREDRKMSLGIKQLTPDPWTDITTKYPVGSKHKGIVRNFTNFGVFVELEEGIDGLIYISDLSWTKKIKHPSEFTNVGDTLEVEVLELDVDGRKLSLGHKQTTENPWDKYETEFALGTVHTATISDVVDKGATIEFNEDITAFIPQRHLEKEDGKKLGKGDEAEFKIIEFNKDFKRVVASHTAIFREEEQRNVKAAVKRQAASADEAKPTLGDANDALQALKDKMEADSKKK; this comes from the coding sequence ATGGCTGAAGAAAAAACAAACGCAGAGGTAGAAGCTACTACTGAAGCAACACAACAAGCTGTTGAAACTCCACAGCAAGATCCAAAAGAATTCTTAGAAAACTTTAACTGGGAAAAATACGAGCAAGGTATTGAGCGTGTTGATGATTCTAAATTAAAGGAATTTGAAGAATTAGTTGCCGAAAACTTCGTAGATACTGCCGATGAGGAAGTAGTAGAAGGTAAGGTTGTTTATATTACTGATAGAGAAGCTATCATTGATATTAACGCAAAATCTGAAGGTGTAATTTCGTTAAACGAATTTCGTTACAACCCAGGTTTAAAAGTTGGAGACAAAGTAGAGGTATTGATCGATATTCGTGAGGATAAAAGTGGTCAATTAGTATTATCTCACAGAAAGGCGAGAACTATTATGGCTTGGGACCGTGTTAACGCGGCTCATGACAAAGAAGAAATCGTTAGTGGTTTTGTTAAGTGCAGAACTAAAGGTGGTATGATCGTTGACGTATTTGGTATTGAAGCTTTCTTACCAGGTTCTCAAATAGATGTTAAGCCTATTCGTGATTACGATCAGTATGTTAATAAAACAATGGAATTCAAGGTTGTGAAAATCAATCACGAATTTAAGAACGTTGTTGTTTCTCATAAAGCGCTTATTGAAGCTGATATTGAAGAACAGAAGAAAGAAATCATTAGCCAATTAGAAAAAGGACAAGTATTAGAAGGTGTTGTTAAAAACATTACTTCTTACGGTGTGTTTATTGATCTTGGTGGTGTTGATGGTTTAGTTCACATTACTGACCTTTCTTGGAGCAGAATCAACCACCCGAACGAGGTTGTTGAGCTTGATCAGAAATTAAATGTTGTAATTCTTGATTTTGATGAAAACAAATCTAGAATTCAATTAGGTCTTAAGCAATTAGAGAAGCACCCTTGGGAAGCATTGTCTGATGAAATTAAGATTGGTGATAAAGTAAAAGGTAAAGTAGTTGTTATAGCTGATTACGGCGCATTCATTGAAGTTGTTGAAGGTGTTGAAGGTCTTATCCACGTTTCTGAAATGTCTTGGTCTACGCACTTGCGTTCAGCTCAAGATTTCGTAAAAGTTGGTGATGAGGTTGAAGCAGTTGTATTGACATTGGATCGTGAAGATCGTAAAATGTCTCTTGGTATCAAGCAATTGACTCCGGACCCTTGGACTGATATTACTACTAAATACCCTGTAGGTTCTAAGCATAAAGGTATTGTAAGAAACTTTACAAACTTTGGTGTTTTCGTTGAACTAGAAGAAGGTATTGACGGTTTAATTTACATCTCTGATCTTTCTTGGACTAAGAAAATCAAGCATCCATCTGAGTTTACTAACGTAGGTGATACTTTAGAAGTTGAAGTATTGGAATTAGATGTTGATGGTCGTAAATTAAGCTTAGGTCATAAGCAGACTACAGAAAACCCATGGGATAAATATGAAACTGAATTCGCTTTGGGTACAGTTCATACAGCAACCATTTCTGATGTAGTTGATAAAGGTGCAACAATTGAATTTAACGAAGATATTACTGCATTCATTCCTCAACGTCATTTAGAGAAAGAAGATGGTAAGAAACTAGGTAAAGGCGATGAAGCTGAATTCAAGATTATTGAGTTCAATAAAGACTTCAAACGTGTAGTAGCTAGTCATACTGCTATTTTCCGTGAGGAAGAGCAACGTAATGTAAAAGCAGCTGTCAAAAGACAAGCAGCTAGCGCAGATGAAGCTAAGCCTACTTTAGGTGATGCTAACGATGCACTACAAGCGTTGAAAGACAAAATGGAAGCTGATTCTAAGAAGAAGTAA
- a CDS encoding LysM peptidoglycan-binding domain-containing protein yields the protein MSVKAKYQGVLDLGEQLGIKDGNVTVEGDVLKIKGQAKTPYEKDLMWDKIKQLGGESPSDIKANISVEDDSVYHRHVVKGGESLSKIAKHYYGDAMQYKAIFEANTGILKSPDVIHPDQVLVIPNK from the coding sequence ATGAGTGTTAAGGCAAAATATCAAGGTGTATTGGATCTTGGTGAGCAATTAGGTATAAAAGACGGTAATGTAACTGTTGAAGGTGATGTTCTTAAAATAAAAGGACAAGCAAAAACGCCTTATGAAAAAGACCTTATGTGGGATAAAATTAAGCAACTAGGTGGTGAAAGCCCTTCTGACATTAAAGCTAATATCTCAGTTGAAGATGATTCTGTATATCACAGACACGTTGTTAAAGGTGGTGAATCTTTAAGTAAAATAGCAAAGCACTACTACGGTGATGCTATGCAATACAAAGCTATATTTGAAGCGAACACTGGTATCTTAAAAAGCCCAGATGTCATTCATCCAGATCAAGTATTGGTTATACCAAACAAATAG
- the cmk gene encoding (d)CMP kinase: MKKITIAIDGFSSTGKSTLAKQLAKKLEYVYVDTGAMYRAVTLFAMKSGFIDAGKVDEDALVKSLGDIELNFIFNSDLGFAEMYLNGENVEKEIRTMPVSKNVSPVSVIKAVREKLVAMQQAMGVDKGIVMDGRDIGTVVFPDAELKIFMTASPEKRAVRRYKELLDRGEDVEYSDILENVQKRDYIDSNRAISPLKRAEDAIEFDNSDLGLEDQFQRIYEHSLRVIEKQA, from the coding sequence ATGAAAAAAATCACCATTGCAATAGACGGATTCTCTTCTACGGGAAAGAGCACTTTGGCTAAACAACTAGCTAAAAAGTTAGAATATGTATACGTAGATACAGGTGCTATGTACCGTGCGGTTACATTATTTGCTATGAAGTCAGGTTTTATAGATGCAGGTAAAGTAGATGAAGATGCATTGGTGAAATCCTTAGGTGATATTGAACTGAATTTTATTTTTAATTCGGATTTAGGTTTTGCCGAAATGTATTTGAATGGTGAAAATGTAGAGAAAGAAATTAGAACCATGCCGGTATCCAAGAATGTTAGTCCGGTTTCTGTTATAAAAGCTGTACGCGAGAAGTTGGTTGCCATGCAACAGGCAATGGGTGTAGATAAAGGTATAGTTATGGATGGTAGGGATATTGGTACCGTTGTATTCCCTGATGCGGAACTTAAAATTTTCATGACGGCTTCACCAGAAAAGAGAGCGGTAAGAAGATATAAAGAATTGCTGGATAGGGGAGAAGATGTGGAGTATTCAGATATTCTTGAAAATGTTCAAAAAAGAGATTATATAGATAGTAACCGTGCAATTTCACCTTTAAAAAGGGCAGAAGATGCTATTGAGTTTGATAATAGTGATTTAGGGTTGGAAGACCAGTTTCAAAGAATCTATGAACATTCGCTTCGGGTTATTGAGAAGCAAGCATAA
- the lon gene encoding endopeptidase La encodes MEDSKFSNFDNMSLQGIDQDSELIPLLTPEDEEQMNSETLPETLPILPLRNTVLFPGVVIPITAGRDKSIQLIKDANNGSKVIGVVSQKDEETENPDVQDINTLGTVARILRVLQMPDGNTTVIIQGKKRFEIAEVLTKKPYFTATVRETEEVRPEKNDKEFLAIIESIKELALKIIRDNPNIPSEASFAIKNIQSNSFLINFVSSNLNLDVKAKQDLLEIGSLQERALATLKYMNVEMQKLELKNDIQSKVRNDLDQQQREYFLHQQMKTIQEELGGVSYDEELEEMKIKSKKKKWGKKVKEHFDKELAKMKRMNPQVAEYSIQRNYLDLLLELPWKEYSKDKFDLKRAQRILDRDHYGLEDVKKRIIEYLAVLKLRNDMKSPILCLYGPPGVGKTSLGKSVAEALGREYVRMSLGGLRDEAEIRGHRKTYIGAMPGRIIQSLKKAGTSNPVFILDEIDKLSNSNQGDPSSAMLEVLDPEQNSDFHDNFLELGYDLSKVMFVATANNLGSIQPALRDRMEIINVSGYTIEEKVEIAKKHLLPKQLTEHGLDASHLKIGKPQLEKIVEGYTRESGVRSLEKQIAKMVRYAAKSIATEEEYDIKVSNEDIIEVLGAPKMERNKYENNEVAGVVTGLAWTSVGGDILFIESILSKGKGSMSITGNLGKVMKESATIAMEYIKSNAERFGIDPSVFEKYNVHIHVPEGATPKDGPSAGITMLTSLVSLFTQKRIKKSLAMTGEITLRGKVLPVGGIKEKILAAKRAKIKEIILCADNERDIKEIKESYLKGLTFHYVKEMSEVIDIAITDVKVKNAKEL; translated from the coding sequence ATGGAAGATTCTAAATTTTCAAATTTTGACAATATGTCTTTACAAGGAATAGATCAAGATTCTGAGCTAATACCACTTTTGACCCCAGAAGATGAGGAGCAAATGAATAGTGAGACTTTGCCAGAAACATTACCTATTTTACCTTTAAGAAATACAGTACTTTTTCCAGGTGTGGTAATTCCTATTACTGCAGGTAGAGATAAAAGTATACAATTGATAAAAGATGCTAATAATGGCTCTAAGGTTATTGGCGTGGTTTCACAGAAAGATGAGGAAACTGAAAATCCAGATGTGCAGGATATCAATACCTTGGGTACGGTTGCAAGAATTTTACGTGTACTACAAATGCCCGATGGTAATACTACAGTAATTATACAAGGTAAAAAGCGTTTTGAGATTGCTGAGGTATTGACCAAAAAGCCATATTTTACAGCAACGGTAAGGGAGACGGAAGAAGTAAGACCGGAAAAGAACGATAAGGAATTTTTGGCTATTATTGAATCTATCAAAGAATTAGCCTTAAAGATTATTAGGGATAATCCAAACATTCCTAGTGAAGCATCTTTTGCTATAAAGAATATTCAAAGTAATTCATTCTTGATAAATTTTGTATCCTCTAATTTGAATTTAGATGTAAAGGCAAAACAGGATTTATTAGAAATTGGTAGCTTACAGGAAAGAGCATTGGCAACATTAAAGTACATGAATGTTGAAATGCAAAAGCTAGAGCTTAAGAATGATATACAGTCTAAAGTTAGAAATGACCTAGATCAACAGCAAAGAGAATACTTCTTGCACCAGCAGATGAAAACCATTCAAGAAGAATTGGGTGGTGTTTCTTATGATGAGGAATTAGAGGAGATGAAAATCAAATCTAAAAAGAAGAAGTGGGGTAAAAAGGTAAAAGAGCATTTCGATAAAGAATTAGCTAAAATGAAGCGAATGAATCCGCAAGTTGCGGAGTATTCTATTCAAAGAAACTATTTAGATCTTTTGTTGGAATTACCTTGGAAAGAATATTCGAAAGATAAGTTCGATTTAAAAAGAGCACAACGAATATTAGACCGTGATCATTATGGTTTAGAAGATGTAAAGAAAAGGATCATTGAATATTTAGCAGTATTAAAACTGCGAAATGATATGAAATCTCCAATATTATGTCTTTACGGACCTCCAGGAGTTGGTAAAACATCTTTAGGTAAATCTGTTGCGGAGGCATTGGGTAGAGAATATGTACGTATGTCACTTGGTGGATTAAGAGATGAAGCTGAGATTAGAGGTCACCGTAAAACTTACATAGGTGCAATGCCAGGTAGAATTATTCAAAGTCTTAAAAAGGCAGGTACTTCAAATCCTGTATTCATTTTGGATGAGATAGATAAATTATCCAACAGCAATCAAGGTGATCCATCATCGGCAATGTTAGAGGTATTAGATCCTGAGCAGAATAGTGATTTCCATGATAACTTCTTAGAGTTGGGCTATGATTTATCTAAGGTTATGTTCGTTGCTACCGCCAATAATCTAGGAAGTATTCAACCGGCACTTAGAGACCGTATGGAGATTATAAATGTTAGTGGATATACCATTGAAGAAAAAGTGGAGATTGCTAAAAAGCACTTATTGCCAAAGCAATTAACAGAGCATGGTTTAGATGCTAGTCACTTAAAAATAGGAAAGCCACAACTTGAGAAAATTGTTGAAGGGTACACGCGCGAATCTGGAGTTCGTTCTTTAGAAAAGCAAATAGCCAAAATGGTTCGTTATGCCGCTAAATCTATTGCTACAGAAGAAGAGTATGATATTAAGGTGAGCAATGAAGATATTATAGAAGTATTGGGCGCGCCAAAGATGGAGCGTAACAAATATGAAAATAATGAGGTTGCAGGTGTGGTTACAGGTTTAGCTTGGACTAGTGTTGGGGGTGATATTTTGTTTATTGAATCTATACTATCAAAAGGTAAAGGTTCTATGAGTATTACCGGTAACTTAGGTAAAGTCATGAAAGAGTCTGCTACCATTGCCATGGAATACATAAAATCTAATGCAGAACGTTTTGGTATAGATCCGTCTGTATTTGAAAAGTACAATGTACATATTCACGTTCCGGAAGGTGCTACACCAAAAGATGGACCAAGTGCTGGTATTACCATGTTAACTTCTTTAGTTTCTTTGTTTACTCAAAAACGAATAAAAAAGAGTTTGGCAATGACGGGTGAAATTACCTTACGTGGTAAGGTGTTGCCTGTAGGCGGAATAAAAGAAAAAATTCTTGCAGCTAAAAGAGCAAAGATCAAAGAAATTATTCTGTGTGCGGATAATGAGCGTGATATTAAGGAAATTAAAGAATCTTACTTGAAAGGACTTACTTTTCACTACGTAAAAGAAATGTCTGAAGTAATTGATATCGCAATCACAGATGTCAAAGTTAAGAACGCAAAGGAATTATAA
- a CDS encoding RNA polymerase sigma factor, with the protein MSQQKEHIDELVQLCIAGKQSAQLEVYNRYYKAMFNTSLRIVKDTAQAEDIMQESFLSAFTKLHTFKGEVTFGSWLKRIVINNSIHQYRKQQKKNEVALDEVLYKVEDNDGIASDHVFTELKAQKVMETMKDLKDNYRISLTLHLIEGFDYDEICEIMNISYANCRTTVSRAKESLRKKLILAV; encoded by the coding sequence TTGAGCCAACAAAAGGAACATATTGATGAGCTAGTGCAATTGTGCATAGCCGGTAAACAGAGTGCACAGCTAGAAGTGTACAATAGGTATTACAAGGCTATGTTCAATACATCTCTAAGAATCGTAAAAGACACTGCCCAAGCAGAAGACATTATGCAAGAATCGTTTTTAAGCGCATTTACGAAACTGCATACTTTTAAAGGGGAAGTAACTTTTGGATCTTGGTTAAAACGTATTGTTATCAACAACAGCATACATCAATATAGAAAGCAACAAAAAAAGAATGAAGTTGCTTTAGATGAAGTATTGTACAAGGTCGAAGATAATGACGGAATTGCATCTGACCATGTGTTTACAGAACTAAAGGCTCAAAAAGTGATGGAAACCATGAAAGATTTAAAAGACAATTACAGAATTTCTTTGACCTTACATCTAATTGAAGGGTTTGATTATGATGAAATTTGCGAAATCATGAACATTAGCTATGCCAATTGCAGAACTACTGTTTCAAGAGCTAAAGAAAGTCTTAGAAAAAAATTAATACTCGCTGTCTAA